One Azoarcus sp. DN11 DNA segment encodes these proteins:
- a CDS encoding TetR/AcrR family transcriptional regulator — MENKLSKPRVQLDRNAWVSAATEVLAEEGIAGLRVEVLAKRLKVTKGSFYWHFQDRRDLLLAVLQVWKDGRIRDIVKQTRAQPGRELEQIYHVIDVYSTSRSRRGALIELAVRDWARRDPDAAAIVAEVDDIRLRCARDLFLACGVPMEEASSRCMLLYAYVFGISLMIYDKFDSDVARLKRDIADLIAQSASMKLKAATAAS, encoded by the coding sequence ATGGAAAACAAGCTCTCAAAACCGCGCGTCCAGCTCGATCGCAATGCCTGGGTGAGTGCCGCCACGGAGGTCCTCGCCGAGGAAGGGATCGCCGGGCTGCGGGTCGAAGTGCTCGCAAAACGCCTGAAAGTCACCAAGGGCAGTTTCTATTGGCATTTTCAGGATCGCCGCGACCTGCTGCTCGCCGTCCTCCAGGTGTGGAAGGACGGGCGCATCCGCGACATCGTCAAGCAGACGCGCGCCCAGCCGGGCCGCGAGCTGGAGCAGATATATCACGTCATCGACGTCTACAGCACCAGCCGCAGCCGGCGCGGTGCGCTGATCGAACTCGCGGTGCGCGACTGGGCGCGGCGCGACCCGGATGCTGCGGCGATCGTCGCCGAAGTGGACGACATCCGCCTGCGCTGCGCACGCGATCTCTTCCTCGCCTGCGGCGTGCCGATGGAGGAAGCGTCGAGCCGCTGCATGCTGCTCTACGCTTACGTGTTCGGGATCTCGCTGATGATCTACGACAAGTTCGACAGCGACGTCGCGCGCCTGAAGCGGGATATCGCAGATCTCATCGCGCAGTCGGCCAGCATGAAGCTGAAAGCGGCAACGGCAGCCTCCTGA
- a CDS encoding TatD family hydrolase produces MLVDTHIHLDAAEFGGDRAAVLAAARAAGVGGFVVPAVDAAGFDRVAALSAANLDIAHAFGIHPLYVDHAELDDLGILEERLANGRAIAVGEIGLDFFVHDLDRARQELFFVAQLKLARRFGLPVILHVRRAVDDILKHLRRIEVPGGIAHAFNGSRQQADVFAALGFKLGFGGAMTFDGSRRIRSLAATLPLESIVLETDAPDIPPAWAQGGRNEPANIARFAQVLADLRAVPYPEIVAATSRNARAIFPALPPG; encoded by the coding sequence ATGCTCGTCGATACGCACATCCACCTGGATGCCGCCGAGTTCGGTGGCGACCGCGCCGCGGTCCTGGCGGCCGCGCGTGCGGCGGGTGTTGGCGGCTTCGTCGTGCCGGCCGTCGACGCGGCCGGTTTCGACCGGGTGGCCGCGCTGTCGGCTGCCAACCTGGACATCGCCCATGCCTTCGGGATCCATCCGCTGTACGTCGACCATGCCGAACTGGACGATCTCGGCATCCTCGAAGAGCGCCTCGCAAACGGGCGTGCGATTGCCGTGGGGGAGATCGGCCTCGACTTTTTCGTGCACGATCTGGACCGAGCCCGGCAGGAGCTGTTCTTCGTCGCGCAACTGAAGCTTGCCCGCCGATTCGGGCTGCCCGTGATCCTGCACGTCCGCCGCGCCGTGGACGACATCCTCAAGCACTTGCGCCGCATCGAAGTTCCGGGCGGCATCGCGCATGCCTTCAATGGCAGCCGTCAGCAGGCCGACGTCTTCGCCGCGCTGGGGTTCAAGCTGGGGTTCGGCGGGGCGATGACGTTCGACGGCTCCCGCCGCATCCGCTCGCTCGCGGCCACCCTGCCGCTGGAGTCGATCGTGCTTGAAACGGACGCGCCGGACATTCCACCGGCCTGGGCGCAGGGCGGGCGCAACGAGCCGGCGAACATCGCGCGCTTTGCGCAAGTCCTGGCCGACCTCCGTGCCGTGCCTTATCCGGAGATCGTCGCCGCGACCAGCCGGAACGCCCGCGCGATCTTTCCCGCGCTGCCGCCGGGATGA
- a CDS encoding enoyl-CoA hydratase: protein MSALPRQSDNAPLLLRRDEGGVAWLTLNRPGQFNSLSRAMLEALIAEVDTIARDGSVRVLVLAGEGKAFCAGHDLKEMRGNHTLQFQQDLFRLCGKFMVKLTELPQPVIARVHGIATAAGCQLVSMCDLAVAADVARFAVSGINVGLFCATPSVGLSRNMGRKEAFEMLVTGDFIDAAEAQRRGLVNRVVPLDALDAEIAKLAAAICAKSPLAIRMGKQMFYRQLEMGMEAAYQMAAETMACNMMSEDAAEGIDAFIAKRKPEWRGR from the coding sequence ATGAGCGCATTGCCTCGGCAGTCAGACAACGCACCGCTCCTGCTGCGCCGCGACGAAGGGGGCGTGGCCTGGCTCACCCTCAACCGTCCCGGACAGTTCAACTCCCTCTCGCGCGCGATGCTCGAAGCACTGATCGCCGAGGTCGACACGATCGCCCGCGACGGCAGCGTGCGCGTCCTGGTGCTGGCAGGCGAGGGCAAGGCCTTCTGCGCCGGGCACGATCTGAAGGAAATGCGCGGCAACCACACCCTGCAGTTCCAGCAGGACCTCTTCCGCCTCTGCGGCAAGTTCATGGTCAAGCTCACCGAGCTGCCGCAGCCCGTCATCGCCCGTGTCCACGGCATCGCGACTGCGGCCGGCTGCCAGCTGGTGTCGATGTGCGACCTCGCCGTCGCCGCGGACGTGGCGCGTTTTGCGGTTTCCGGCATCAATGTCGGCCTCTTCTGCGCGACCCCGAGCGTGGGACTGTCGCGCAACATGGGACGCAAGGAAGCGTTCGAGATGCTCGTCACCGGCGATTTCATCGACGCCGCGGAAGCGCAGCGCCGCGGGCTCGTGAATCGGGTCGTGCCGCTCGATGCGCTCGACGCCGAAATCGCGAAGCTCGCCGCCGCCATCTGCGCCAAGTCGCCACTCGCGATCCGCATGGGCAAGCAGATGTTCTACCGCCAGCTCGAGATGGGCATGGAGGCCGCGTACCAGATGGCCGCGGAGACGATGGCGTGCAACATGATGAGCGAGGACGCCGCCGAGGGCATCGACGCCTTCATCGCCAAGCGCAAGCCGGAGTGGCGCGGCCGCTGA